The Tenebrio molitor chromosome 3, icTenMoli1.1, whole genome shotgun sequence genome contains a region encoding:
- the loqs gene encoding protein Loquacious isoform X1 yields the protein MFVPPPIEQQFRMDSNMTLLHPSTQLHNVHPRRKNNRNALHGMQAERMSLSEEAKLVNNYALTDEEMASLPTKTPVSVLQELLSRRGATPKYELVQIEGAIHEPIFRYRVFINSDFVATGTGRSKKDAKHCAAKNLLDVLVGKQSPEQANASNGTPGANDITAQVVSPFDDKVMGNPIGWLQEMCMSRRWPPPSYEMEHEEGLPHERQFTIACQVLKFKEVGTGKSKKLAKRMAAHKMWQALQDMPLEGNNLPQGYDDDEELAAKMCNLQGRYSGLKDSKIPTLHVQHTQKVSQFHKTLKQSNGPKLKELQNIVLNNKDFNFIQFLHEIANEQQFEVTYVDIEEKALSGKSQCLVQLSTLPVAVCYGAGASPKEAQSAAAQNALEYLRIMSKK from the exons ATGTTTGTGCCCCCGCCAATCGAACAG CAATTTCGCATGGACTCAAACATGACGCTCCTCCATCCGTCAACACAGTTGCACAACGTCCATCCCAGGAGGAAGAACAACAGGAACGCCTTGCACGGGATGCAAGCCGAACGAATGTCGCTCAGTGAAGAAGCCAAATTGGTAAATAACTACGCTTTGACAGACGAG GAGATGGCGTCTTTGCCGACCAAAACTCCCGTTTCTGTCCTCCAAGAGTTGTTGAGTAGACGAGGGGCGACACCTAAATACGAACTAGTCCAAATCGAAGGTGCTATCCACGAGCCAATATTCcgatatcgggtgttcatcaACAGCGATTTCGTCGCAACGGGAACCGGAAGGTCGAAAAAAGACGCCAAACACTGCGCCGCCAAGAACCTGCTGGACGTCCTTGTGGGCAAGCAAAGCCCGGAACAGGCCAACGCCTCCAACGGTACACCCGGTGCGAACGACAT AACGGCCCAAGTGGTCTCCCCGTTCGACGACAAGGTCATGGGGAACCCCATCGGATGGCTGCAGGAGATGTGCATGTCGCGGAGGTGGCCGCCGCCGTCGTACGAGATGGAACACGAGGAGGGCCTCCCGCACGAGCGCCAGTTCACGATAGCCTGCCAAGTGTTAAAGTTCAAGGAGGTGGGCACCGGAAAGTCGAAGAAGCTGGCGAAGAGGATGGCCGCTCACAAAATGTGGCAGGCACTCCAGGACATGCCTTTGGAGGGCAACAACTTGCCGCAGGGTTATGACGACGACGAGGAG TTGGCGGCGAAAATGTGTAACTTGCAAGGACGCTACAGTGGCCTGAAAGATAGTAAAATACCCACCCTCCACGTGCAACACACCCAAAAGGTGTCGCAGTTTCACAAGACCCTGAAACAATCCAACGGACCAAAGCTGAAGGAACTACAG AACATAGTTTTGAACAACAAAGACTTCAACTTCATCCAGTTCCTGCACGAGATCGCCAACGAGCAGCAGTTCGAGGTGACGTACGTCGACATCGAGGAGAAGGCCCTGTCGGGCAAGAGCCAGTGCCTGGTGCAGCTGTCCACTTTGCCGGTGGCGGTCTGCTACGGCGCCGGGGCCAGCCCGAAAGAGGCCCAGTCGGCGGCGGCCCAGAACGCCCTCGAGTACTTGCGGATCATGAGCAAGAAGTGA
- the loqs gene encoding protein Loquacious isoform X3 produces the protein MDSNMTLLHPSTQLHNVHPRRKNNRNALHGMQAERMSLSEEAKLVNNYALTDEEMASLPTKTPVSVLQELLSRRGATPKYELVQIEGAIHEPIFRYRVFINSDFVATGTGRSKKDAKHCAAKNLLDVLVGKQSPEQANASNGTPGANDITAQVVSPFDDKVMGNPIGWLQEMCMSRRWPPPSYEMEHEEGLPHERQFTIACQVLKFKEVGTGKSKKLAKRMAAHKMWQALQDMPLEGNNLPQGYDDDEELAAKMCNLQGRYSGLKDSKIPTLHVQHTQKVSQFHKTLKQSNGPKLKELQNIVLNNKDFNFIQFLHEIANEQQFEVTYVDIEEKALSGKSQCLVQLSTLPVAVCYGAGASPKEAQSAAAQNALEYLRIMSKK, from the exons ATGGACTCAAACATGACGCTCCTCCATCCGTCAACACAGTTGCACAACGTCCATCCCAGGAGGAAGAACAACAGGAACGCCTTGCACGGGATGCAAGCCGAACGAATGTCGCTCAGTGAAGAAGCCAAATTGGTAAATAACTACGCTTTGACAGACGAG GAGATGGCGTCTTTGCCGACCAAAACTCCCGTTTCTGTCCTCCAAGAGTTGTTGAGTAGACGAGGGGCGACACCTAAATACGAACTAGTCCAAATCGAAGGTGCTATCCACGAGCCAATATTCcgatatcgggtgttcatcaACAGCGATTTCGTCGCAACGGGAACCGGAAGGTCGAAAAAAGACGCCAAACACTGCGCCGCCAAGAACCTGCTGGACGTCCTTGTGGGCAAGCAAAGCCCGGAACAGGCCAACGCCTCCAACGGTACACCCGGTGCGAACGACAT AACGGCCCAAGTGGTCTCCCCGTTCGACGACAAGGTCATGGGGAACCCCATCGGATGGCTGCAGGAGATGTGCATGTCGCGGAGGTGGCCGCCGCCGTCGTACGAGATGGAACACGAGGAGGGCCTCCCGCACGAGCGCCAGTTCACGATAGCCTGCCAAGTGTTAAAGTTCAAGGAGGTGGGCACCGGAAAGTCGAAGAAGCTGGCGAAGAGGATGGCCGCTCACAAAATGTGGCAGGCACTCCAGGACATGCCTTTGGAGGGCAACAACTTGCCGCAGGGTTATGACGACGACGAGGAG TTGGCGGCGAAAATGTGTAACTTGCAAGGACGCTACAGTGGCCTGAAAGATAGTAAAATACCCACCCTCCACGTGCAACACACCCAAAAGGTGTCGCAGTTTCACAAGACCCTGAAACAATCCAACGGACCAAAGCTGAAGGAACTACAG AACATAGTTTTGAACAACAAAGACTTCAACTTCATCCAGTTCCTGCACGAGATCGCCAACGAGCAGCAGTTCGAGGTGACGTACGTCGACATCGAGGAGAAGGCCCTGTCGGGCAAGAGCCAGTGCCTGGTGCAGCTGTCCACTTTGCCGGTGGCGGTCTGCTACGGCGCCGGGGCCAGCCCGAAAGAGGCCCAGTCGGCGGCGGCCCAGAACGCCCTCGAGTACTTGCGGATCATGAGCAAGAAGTGA
- the loqs gene encoding protein Loquacious isoform X4 produces the protein MFVPPPIEQQFRMDSNMTLLHPSTQLHNVHPRRKNNRNALHGMQAERMSLSEEAKLVNNYALTDEEMASLPTKTPVSVLQELLSRRGATPKYELVQIEGAIHEPIFRYRVFINSDFVATGTGRSKKDAKHCAAKNLLDVLVGKQSPEQANASNGTPGANDITAQVVSPFDDKVMGNPIGWLQEMCMSRRWPPPSYEMEHEEGLPHERQFTIACQVLKFKEVGTGKSKKLAKRMAAHKMWQALQDMPLEGNNLPQGYDDDEENIVLNNKDFNFIQFLHEIANEQQFEVTYVDIEEKALSGKSQCLVQLSTLPVAVCYGAGASPKEAQSAAAQNALEYLRIMSKK, from the exons ATGTTTGTGCCCCCGCCAATCGAACAG CAATTTCGCATGGACTCAAACATGACGCTCCTCCATCCGTCAACACAGTTGCACAACGTCCATCCCAGGAGGAAGAACAACAGGAACGCCTTGCACGGGATGCAAGCCGAACGAATGTCGCTCAGTGAAGAAGCCAAATTGGTAAATAACTACGCTTTGACAGACGAG GAGATGGCGTCTTTGCCGACCAAAACTCCCGTTTCTGTCCTCCAAGAGTTGTTGAGTAGACGAGGGGCGACACCTAAATACGAACTAGTCCAAATCGAAGGTGCTATCCACGAGCCAATATTCcgatatcgggtgttcatcaACAGCGATTTCGTCGCAACGGGAACCGGAAGGTCGAAAAAAGACGCCAAACACTGCGCCGCCAAGAACCTGCTGGACGTCCTTGTGGGCAAGCAAAGCCCGGAACAGGCCAACGCCTCCAACGGTACACCCGGTGCGAACGACAT AACGGCCCAAGTGGTCTCCCCGTTCGACGACAAGGTCATGGGGAACCCCATCGGATGGCTGCAGGAGATGTGCATGTCGCGGAGGTGGCCGCCGCCGTCGTACGAGATGGAACACGAGGAGGGCCTCCCGCACGAGCGCCAGTTCACGATAGCCTGCCAAGTGTTAAAGTTCAAGGAGGTGGGCACCGGAAAGTCGAAGAAGCTGGCGAAGAGGATGGCCGCTCACAAAATGTGGCAGGCACTCCAGGACATGCCTTTGGAGGGCAACAACTTGCCGCAGGGTTATGACGACGACGAGGAG AACATAGTTTTGAACAACAAAGACTTCAACTTCATCCAGTTCCTGCACGAGATCGCCAACGAGCAGCAGTTCGAGGTGACGTACGTCGACATCGAGGAGAAGGCCCTGTCGGGCAAGAGCCAGTGCCTGGTGCAGCTGTCCACTTTGCCGGTGGCGGTCTGCTACGGCGCCGGGGCCAGCCCGAAAGAGGCCCAGTCGGCGGCGGCCCAGAACGCCCTCGAGTACTTGCGGATCATGAGCAAGAAGTGA
- the loqs gene encoding protein Loquacious isoform X6, whose protein sequence is MASLPTKTPVSVLQELLSRRGATPKYELVQIEGAIHEPIFRYRVFINSDFVATGTGRSKKDAKHCAAKNLLDVLVGKQSPEQANASNGTPGANDITAQVVSPFDDKVMGNPIGWLQEMCMSRRWPPPSYEMEHEEGLPHERQFTIACQVLKFKEVGTGKSKKLAKRMAAHKMWQALQDMPLEGNNLPQGYDDDEELAAKMCNLQGRYSGLKDSKIPTLHVQHTQKVSQFHKTLKQSNGPKLKELQNIVLNNKDFNFIQFLHEIANEQQFEVTYVDIEEKALSGKSQCLVQLSTLPVAVCYGAGASPKEAQSAAAQNALEYLRIMSKK, encoded by the exons ATGGCGTCTTTGCCGACCAAAACTCCCGTTTCTGTCCTCCAAGAGTTGTTGAGTAGACGAGGGGCGACACCTAAATACGAACTAGTCCAAATCGAAGGTGCTATCCACGAGCCAATATTCcgatatcgggtgttcatcaACAGCGATTTCGTCGCAACGGGAACCGGAAGGTCGAAAAAAGACGCCAAACACTGCGCCGCCAAGAACCTGCTGGACGTCCTTGTGGGCAAGCAAAGCCCGGAACAGGCCAACGCCTCCAACGGTACACCCGGTGCGAACGACAT AACGGCCCAAGTGGTCTCCCCGTTCGACGACAAGGTCATGGGGAACCCCATCGGATGGCTGCAGGAGATGTGCATGTCGCGGAGGTGGCCGCCGCCGTCGTACGAGATGGAACACGAGGAGGGCCTCCCGCACGAGCGCCAGTTCACGATAGCCTGCCAAGTGTTAAAGTTCAAGGAGGTGGGCACCGGAAAGTCGAAGAAGCTGGCGAAGAGGATGGCCGCTCACAAAATGTGGCAGGCACTCCAGGACATGCCTTTGGAGGGCAACAACTTGCCGCAGGGTTATGACGACGACGAGGAG TTGGCGGCGAAAATGTGTAACTTGCAAGGACGCTACAGTGGCCTGAAAGATAGTAAAATACCCACCCTCCACGTGCAACACACCCAAAAGGTGTCGCAGTTTCACAAGACCCTGAAACAATCCAACGGACCAAAGCTGAAGGAACTACAG AACATAGTTTTGAACAACAAAGACTTCAACTTCATCCAGTTCCTGCACGAGATCGCCAACGAGCAGCAGTTCGAGGTGACGTACGTCGACATCGAGGAGAAGGCCCTGTCGGGCAAGAGCCAGTGCCTGGTGCAGCTGTCCACTTTGCCGGTGGCGGTCTGCTACGGCGCCGGGGCCAGCCCGAAAGAGGCCCAGTCGGCGGCGGCCCAGAACGCCCTCGAGTACTTGCGGATCATGAGCAAGAAGTGA
- the loqs gene encoding protein Loquacious isoform X2 — MFVPPPIEQQFRMDSNMTLLHPSTQLHNVHPRRKNNRNALHGMQAERMSLSEEAKLEMASLPTKTPVSVLQELLSRRGATPKYELVQIEGAIHEPIFRYRVFINSDFVATGTGRSKKDAKHCAAKNLLDVLVGKQSPEQANASNGTPGANDITAQVVSPFDDKVMGNPIGWLQEMCMSRRWPPPSYEMEHEEGLPHERQFTIACQVLKFKEVGTGKSKKLAKRMAAHKMWQALQDMPLEGNNLPQGYDDDEELAAKMCNLQGRYSGLKDSKIPTLHVQHTQKVSQFHKTLKQSNGPKLKELQNIVLNNKDFNFIQFLHEIANEQQFEVTYVDIEEKALSGKSQCLVQLSTLPVAVCYGAGASPKEAQSAAAQNALEYLRIMSKK, encoded by the exons ATGTTTGTGCCCCCGCCAATCGAACAG CAATTTCGCATGGACTCAAACATGACGCTCCTCCATCCGTCAACACAGTTGCACAACGTCCATCCCAGGAGGAAGAACAACAGGAACGCCTTGCACGGGATGCAAGCCGAACGAATGTCGCTCAGTGAAGAAGCCAAATTG GAGATGGCGTCTTTGCCGACCAAAACTCCCGTTTCTGTCCTCCAAGAGTTGTTGAGTAGACGAGGGGCGACACCTAAATACGAACTAGTCCAAATCGAAGGTGCTATCCACGAGCCAATATTCcgatatcgggtgttcatcaACAGCGATTTCGTCGCAACGGGAACCGGAAGGTCGAAAAAAGACGCCAAACACTGCGCCGCCAAGAACCTGCTGGACGTCCTTGTGGGCAAGCAAAGCCCGGAACAGGCCAACGCCTCCAACGGTACACCCGGTGCGAACGACAT AACGGCCCAAGTGGTCTCCCCGTTCGACGACAAGGTCATGGGGAACCCCATCGGATGGCTGCAGGAGATGTGCATGTCGCGGAGGTGGCCGCCGCCGTCGTACGAGATGGAACACGAGGAGGGCCTCCCGCACGAGCGCCAGTTCACGATAGCCTGCCAAGTGTTAAAGTTCAAGGAGGTGGGCACCGGAAAGTCGAAGAAGCTGGCGAAGAGGATGGCCGCTCACAAAATGTGGCAGGCACTCCAGGACATGCCTTTGGAGGGCAACAACTTGCCGCAGGGTTATGACGACGACGAGGAG TTGGCGGCGAAAATGTGTAACTTGCAAGGACGCTACAGTGGCCTGAAAGATAGTAAAATACCCACCCTCCACGTGCAACACACCCAAAAGGTGTCGCAGTTTCACAAGACCCTGAAACAATCCAACGGACCAAAGCTGAAGGAACTACAG AACATAGTTTTGAACAACAAAGACTTCAACTTCATCCAGTTCCTGCACGAGATCGCCAACGAGCAGCAGTTCGAGGTGACGTACGTCGACATCGAGGAGAAGGCCCTGTCGGGCAAGAGCCAGTGCCTGGTGCAGCTGTCCACTTTGCCGGTGGCGGTCTGCTACGGCGCCGGGGCCAGCCCGAAAGAGGCCCAGTCGGCGGCGGCCCAGAACGCCCTCGAGTACTTGCGGATCATGAGCAAGAAGTGA
- the loqs gene encoding protein Loquacious isoform X5 has protein sequence MFVPPPIEQEMASLPTKTPVSVLQELLSRRGATPKYELVQIEGAIHEPIFRYRVFINSDFVATGTGRSKKDAKHCAAKNLLDVLVGKQSPEQANASNGTPGANDITAQVVSPFDDKVMGNPIGWLQEMCMSRRWPPPSYEMEHEEGLPHERQFTIACQVLKFKEVGTGKSKKLAKRMAAHKMWQALQDMPLEGNNLPQGYDDDEELAAKMCNLQGRYSGLKDSKIPTLHVQHTQKVSQFHKTLKQSNGPKLKELQNIVLNNKDFNFIQFLHEIANEQQFEVTYVDIEEKALSGKSQCLVQLSTLPVAVCYGAGASPKEAQSAAAQNALEYLRIMSKK, from the exons ATGTTTGTGCCCCCGCCAATCGAACAG GAGATGGCGTCTTTGCCGACCAAAACTCCCGTTTCTGTCCTCCAAGAGTTGTTGAGTAGACGAGGGGCGACACCTAAATACGAACTAGTCCAAATCGAAGGTGCTATCCACGAGCCAATATTCcgatatcgggtgttcatcaACAGCGATTTCGTCGCAACGGGAACCGGAAGGTCGAAAAAAGACGCCAAACACTGCGCCGCCAAGAACCTGCTGGACGTCCTTGTGGGCAAGCAAAGCCCGGAACAGGCCAACGCCTCCAACGGTACACCCGGTGCGAACGACAT AACGGCCCAAGTGGTCTCCCCGTTCGACGACAAGGTCATGGGGAACCCCATCGGATGGCTGCAGGAGATGTGCATGTCGCGGAGGTGGCCGCCGCCGTCGTACGAGATGGAACACGAGGAGGGCCTCCCGCACGAGCGCCAGTTCACGATAGCCTGCCAAGTGTTAAAGTTCAAGGAGGTGGGCACCGGAAAGTCGAAGAAGCTGGCGAAGAGGATGGCCGCTCACAAAATGTGGCAGGCACTCCAGGACATGCCTTTGGAGGGCAACAACTTGCCGCAGGGTTATGACGACGACGAGGAG TTGGCGGCGAAAATGTGTAACTTGCAAGGACGCTACAGTGGCCTGAAAGATAGTAAAATACCCACCCTCCACGTGCAACACACCCAAAAGGTGTCGCAGTTTCACAAGACCCTGAAACAATCCAACGGACCAAAGCTGAAGGAACTACAG AACATAGTTTTGAACAACAAAGACTTCAACTTCATCCAGTTCCTGCACGAGATCGCCAACGAGCAGCAGTTCGAGGTGACGTACGTCGACATCGAGGAGAAGGCCCTGTCGGGCAAGAGCCAGTGCCTGGTGCAGCTGTCCACTTTGCCGGTGGCGGTCTGCTACGGCGCCGGGGCCAGCCCGAAAGAGGCCCAGTCGGCGGCGGCCCAGAACGCCCTCGAGTACTTGCGGATCATGAGCAAGAAGTGA
- the LOC138126606 gene encoding uncharacterized protein — protein sequence MRLHTLVFLLILFTLVYSASCQFSFGNLLDKISNLTSSNDLETARKKKKKGNKYTVPLLFGALMVKSIIFPLAFKAMAVMSSIAVVLSTMSLIISSIVGYVKLAVRSSAPSVKVIHKPYNSWAKDDDNSIKNYYAPAENYDWMAPPPQ from the exons ATGCGTCTGCACACGCTCGTGTTCCTCCTGATTCTCTTCACTTTGGTTTATAGTGCTAGCTGTCAGTTTTCTTTTGGAAATCTTCTTGACAAAATCTCCAATTTGACTTCTAGTAACG ATCTGGAAACAGcaagaaagaagaagaagaaaggcAACAAGTACACAGTTCCTCTACTTTTTGGGGCGTTGATGGTTAAATCCATAATATTTCCTTTGGCCTTCAAAGCGATGGCTGTAATGTCGAGTATTGCAGTAGTTTTGAGCACCATGAGTCTGATAATATCGTCCATTGTGGGGTATGTTAAACTAGCAGTCAGATCCAGCGCCCCTTCGGTCAAAGTCATCCACAAACCCTACAATAGTTGGGCTAAAGATGATGACAATtcgattaaaaattattacgcTCCTGCAGAGAATTACGACTGGATGGCGCCTCCGCCCCAAtaa